The nucleotide sequence ATTAAAATTCCTGGGGAGTTATATATTTGTGTATTGATAAGACTATTTACTATTTCTTGAAGCTCGATCTCCCCCATATGAACCATATAGCCAAGAGAAACCATAAATCAGAATAGAAGAGCTTGCCCCACCCATGAATAAATATTTCATAGTAGCCTCATTAGACCGTACATCTCTCTTGGTATATCCAGACAATAGGTAGGAACATAAATTGAAACATTCTGAAGCTACAAAGATAGTTATTAAATCGTTAGCACCACATAAAAACATTCCTCCTAGAATAGCTGTTAATACGAATAACATAAACTCTGTTATAACCATTTCTGTACATTCAATGTACTCTACGGATAGAGGAATACATAGAGTTGAacataataaaataagaaattgaaaGATTTCGTTGAAATTGTTCGTTTGTAAATTTCCCGAAAGATGTAAGTTTGACACTGATCCAAATTGAGCCCGAaccatatatttaaaattattaaaaaaaaaagataaatggaAACAAATTACGTTTATGTTTTAAATATCtaaaagttttaattattttattttttaaaaaaatagactaGTTTAGACATCAGACCTTCTAAGACCGATCGATTTAGAATCACAAGTCAAGACAACCCATTTTGACACCTATACTTCTCATGTCCATTTGGCCCTATCTTTAAAAGAAGCAAGTAAATTTTGCCTCATCCCCGAGATTATCTGACTTTTGGAAGGAGGATATAAAGTATTCGAGATATttataaagaaatattatttgGTCACCAAAGTTCTTCTCAATTTAATAGTTAATGAATGAATGTTCATGGTTCAAAaactttataaatattttaaaattatagaggatatatatttttttaaaataaaaaactactCATACCTACATCTCTGATTAAATTAAACtaagtaaatttatttatgttttcaCTAAATATCATTTTGTTAGCATTCTCTTGTTCTTACTCATCTATTAATGATTTCTTTAATGGAAATGAGGAAAAAAGATTCATCACACACCATATCCACCCCCAATAGTTTGGCCAGTGTCTAACTGTTTAACCCAAATGGAGAAATAGACCTTGGAATCAAATAGTTACCACAGTATAAAGCAGATAGAAACTTAATGTCACCAACTCTCCCCCATCATTTTCTTCTGTAGATATCAGGCATAATACAATGACAAAAATGCTAATACATAAAAACTAGACTGTAAGAGGCATGCCAAATAATTTATCTGTAAGAGTTTGAAGGTCTTAGCAGTCAAAAGAGCAAGTGAAACACCAGTAAACCTTGGAATTAGTTGTAGCACACTAGACAAATGGAGCATGGTAAAATAGCAGTTGCCAAATATGGCATGGAGAAATGTGTTCATACCATGTATGCAGAACTTGCTTGTTGTGAATCATCAAAGGGCTTCTTGGGAATCATGTGCAGCTCTTAGCTTCTCTTCCTCATTCAAGCCACCATCTAGAATTTCCCCTTCAATCACTGCATTGGCAGATTTAGAATCTGCAGATGATTCATTGCCTTGCTCATCCTTTTTTCGCCCCAATATCGCTTCGATAGCTGCAGCACTAGCTTTAGCTGCAGCTGCTTCTTTCTCGGCAgcctccttcttcttattctcttcttcctccctggCAAGAGCCTCAGctcttgctttctcttctgcTTCCCGTGCCAACCGTTCCGCCTTCTCCCTTTCGACATCCTCCAACAGTTTGCCCATCTCCTCCTCTCTCCCTTCTTTCTTTAAGGCCTCCTCCACAAGCCCTTTCATTTCTTCACTCAGTGTGACTCCATCATCGAGCAGCAAATCCTTGAGTGTCTTCAGCCCATCATCCAATCGCCCAGCATCAATGAACCCTTTCAGTAATAGTTCATAGCTAGAAACATTAGGTTTGACCTCCTTCTCCAACATCTGGTCGAAGAACTTCTTGGCCTCATCAAGATGTGCCACATTCACCAAGCCGCCGACGACTTTGTTGTATGCAGTGGCATTTGGCCTTAGCCCCAACTCCACCATCTTTTGGAAGTACCCAGTGGCATCGTCCACCCTATCCATCCCAAAACATGCTTCCACCAGTAGCACATAGGTGTATTCGTCTGGACTGATCCCACGTTCACTCATTTCTTTGTATAACACCTCTGCCTCAGCAACAAACTTGTTGCTTCCCAGCTGATCGATCAAATTGTTGTAAGACAGTGTATCTGGGACACATTTCTGCTCGCTCATTTGCCCAAACACTGTGATCGCATCTTGAAACCTTCCGGCTATGCAATAAGCATCAACCATCACATTGAAGGTGCCCAAATTGACTGTGATCCTCCTCGGTGGATTGTGCTCCTTCAGCATTCTATCGAACAGGTTGAGGGCCTCCTCAAGCTTCCCGTTTCTTCCAAGCGCATCCAGCACCAAATT is from Zingiber officinale cultivar Zhangliang chromosome 7B, Zo_v1.1, whole genome shotgun sequence and encodes:
- the LOC122006835 gene encoding pentatricopeptide repeat-containing protein At3g49240, mitochondrial-like yields the protein MALSKTVSFSCRLKPYSFPSYFATASRLRFLSFATAEDAAAERRRRKRRLRIEPPLSSLRNQRQPPSSAPPRGPRTAPNPNAPKLPEPVSALVAKRLDLHNRILKLVRENDLDEAALFTRHSIYSNCRPTIFTVNAVLNALIRQCRYADFLSLHRFITQASVAPNIITVNLLLQAYCDCRKTDIALEHFRLLLKDDAPFPPSATTYRILAKGLVDNGKIEQAVELKDDMLAKAFVAPDPVVYNHIMQGFLKKGDPDTVVSLFEELQEKLGGGKVLDGIVYGNLMKGYFGKGLEEQAMEIYRDVLGEGSKVRLESVSYNLVLDALGRNGKLEEALNLFDRMLKEHNPPRRITVNLGTFNVMVDAYCIAGRFQDAITVFGQMSEQKCVPDTLSYNNLIDQLGSNKFVAEAEVLYKEMSERGISPDEYTYVLLVEACFGMDRVDDATGYFQKMVELGLRPNATAYNKVVGGLVNVAHLDEAKKFFDQMLEKEVKPNVSSYELLLKGFIDAGRLDDGLKTLKDLLLDDGVTLSEEMKGLVEEALKKEGREEEMGKLLEDVEREKAERLAREAEEKARAEALAREEEENKKKEAAEKEAAAAKASAAAIEAILGRKKDEQGNESSADSKSANAVIEGEILDGGLNEEEKLRAAHDSQEAL